From Halapricum desulfuricans, a single genomic window includes:
- a CDS encoding PKD domain-containing protein: MPSRDTRSFGTAPGKSGETAVDFSAADSTYRDGAVTSYTWEFDDTTETGETVSRTFPEAGTYSVTLTVESESGETSSTTAELIVDYPRLV, encoded by the coding sequence GTGCCCAGTAGGGATACTCGTTCGTTCGGCACGGCCCCTGGCAAGAGCGGGGAGACGGCGGTTGACTTCTCGGCGGCGGACTCCACGTACCGTGATGGCGCTGTCACAAGCTACACGTGGGAGTTCGACGATACGACCGAGACAGGCGAGACCGTCTCACGGACGTTCCCGGAGGCAGGCACGTACAGCGTCACGCTCACTGTCGAAAGTGAGAGCGGAGAGACGAGCTCAACGACGGCCGAACTGATCGTGGATTATCCCCGGCTGGTGTGA
- a CDS encoding HalOD1 output domain-containing protein yields MSEDVEKHASGGGSRSERNFREALRELLISAHENGLDVTGGWQIVPESETTLAWDIEITQLARETTHQSPTTDEFPVDSILTAVASHEGVEKTELPPLQDSIDVESLEKMFEDLADGPPGEVTFYYSGYRVTVYGDGQITVEG; encoded by the coding sequence GTGTCTGAAGACGTAGAAAAACACGCTTCAGGGGGCGGTTCCAGGTCCGAGAGGAATTTCCGCGAGGCCCTGCGAGAACTATTGATTTCGGCACACGAAAACGGTCTCGATGTTACCGGTGGGTGGCAGATCGTTCCCGAGAGCGAGACAACGCTGGCGTGGGACATCGAAATCACGCAGCTCGCCCGGGAGACCACACACCAGTCGCCGACGACGGACGAGTTCCCGGTCGATTCGATTCTGACGGCCGTGGCGTCTCACGAGGGTGTCGAGAAGACTGAGCTCCCGCCGTTGCAGGATTCGATCGACGTCGAGTCGCTGGAGAAAATGTTCGAGGACTTGGCCGATGGACCGCCCGGCGAAGTGACGTTTTATTATTCCGGGTACAGGGTCACCGTCTACGGGGACGGACAGATCACGGTCGAAGGATAG
- a CDS encoding DUF7344 domain-containing protein, whose translation MREPIMDECLQLLADGRRRRVIRSLQVEGETTVEDLTMRLLADGPENSREKIHTELHHTHLPKLQSYGIAEYDRDSGTVQYQSHDGLEQVLDSLPEQTIVPPATAGNK comes from the coding sequence ATGAGAGAACCGATCATGGACGAGTGTCTCCAGTTGCTCGCTGACGGTCGACGGCGTCGGGTGATCCGGAGTCTACAGGTAGAGGGTGAGACGACAGTCGAAGACCTCACGATGCGGCTACTCGCCGATGGTCCCGAGAATTCCCGTGAGAAGATCCACACCGAACTCCATCACACGCACTTGCCGAAGCTCCAGTCCTACGGGATCGCCGAGTACGACCGCGACAGTGGGACCGTGCAGTATCAGTCCCACGACGGGCTCGAGCAGGTCCTGGATTCGCTCCCGGAGCAGACGATCGTTCCGCCCGCTACGGCTGGAAACAAGTAG